The genomic window CACAAGTTTTGAGGGAGCGTGCAGTTGGCATGCTGACTGCAGGAATGTCCACCAGAGCTGTTGCCCGTGAATTGAATGTTCATTTCTCTACCATAAGCTGTCTCCAAAGGCGTTTCAGAGAATTTGGCAGTACATTCAACCGGCCTCACAaccgcagaccacgtgtaaccacATCAGCCCAGGACTTCcacatccagcatcttcacctccaagatcgtctgagaccagccacccggacagctgctgcaacaatcggtttgcataaccaaagaatttctgcacaaactgtcagaaaccgtctcagggaagctcatctgcatgctTGTCGTCCTCATCGGGGTCTCGACCTGACTGCAGTTTGTCGTCGTAACCGACTTGAGTGGGGAAATGCTCACATTCGATGGCGTCTGGGACTTTGGAGAGGTGTTCTCTTCACGGATGAATCCTGGTTTTCACTGTACAGGGCAGATGGCAGACAGCGTGTATGGCGTCGTGTGGGTGAGCGGTTTGCTGATGTCAACGTTGTGGATCGAGTGGCCCATGGTGGCAGTGGGGTTATGGTATGGGCAGGCGTATGTTATGGACAACGAACACAGGTGCATTTTATTGATGTCATTTTGAATGCACAGAGATACCGTGACGAGATCCTGAGGCCCATTTTTGTGCCATTCATCCACGACCATCACCTCATGttgcagcatgataatgcacggcCCCATGTTGCAAGGATCTGTACACAATTCCTGGAAACTGAAAACATCCCAGTTCTTGCATGGCCAGCATACTCTCCGGACATGTCACCCATTGAGCATGTTTGGGATGCTCTGGATCGGCGTATACGACAGCATGTTCCAGTTCCTGCCAATATCCAGCAACTTCGCACAGCCATTGAAGAGGAGTGGACCAACATTCCACAGGCCACAATCAACAACCTGATCAACTCTATGCGAAGGAGATGTGTTGCACTGCGAGAGGCAAATGGTGGTCACACTGACTGGTTTCCGGACCCCCCCGGACCCCCCCAATacagtaaaactgcacattttagagtggccttttattgtggacagcctaaggcacacctgtgcaataatcatgctgtctaatcagcatcttgatatgccacacctgtgaggtggatggagtatctcggcaaaggagacgtgctcactaacacagatttagacagatttgtgaacaatatttgagagaaataggccttttgtgtacatagaaaaagtcttagatctttgagttcagctcatgaaaaatgggggcaaaaacaaaagtgttgtgtttataattttgttcagtgtatatataatatatatatatacagtactgtgcaaaagttttaggcacttgtgaaaaatgttgcatagtgaggatgtcttcaaaaacaatgatataaatagttttcatttatcacttaatttcATACAAAGtcctgtaaacataaaaaagctaaataaatattcggtgtgaccacctttgcctttaaaacagcatcagttctcctaggtacacctggacacagtttttcttggttgttggcagataggatgttccaagcttcttggagaattcaccacagttcttctatctatttaggatgtctcaattgcttctgtctctttatgtaatctcagactgacacgatgttcagtgaggggctttgtgggggccatgacatctgttgcagggctccctgttcttctattctaatcttttctatttgcaaaagtaaagtttgggagtccaacatttatatttcctattgacacactaaagctgaagatataaataaccatcttaagacaaatgcttttgtgaaacatcttatgtgtcttagacttttgcacagtaccttatatatatatatatttaatctttttttattattttaattataattatttaattataatttatgtcTGCCATGTCTAGCTGGTTATTagcatgttgtgttttgaatgctggtccacAACATGGGATGCCGGTGTGCTGGTGTTTGACTAGCTTAATCAGCATATGTCCTTGGTTAACCAGTATTACCAGAAAATCCATACAGTCTGACCAGCAAAActttgctggtgaacaacatggctatgctggcCAACCAGACATACCAGACTAAACCAGCACTTACCAGCATTAACCAACCTAGACTGGCATGAGAATTgtatgctggttaagctggtctttgcaGCAGGGAAAACATTCCATATAATATAACAGCAAAGTAAAAGAGATTGACTTTACttataacaaaatgttttttgacatttttggaaTTCACTTTTTCACAAAACTCGtccttgtcataaaaaaaataaaaataaaataactttggtTAGGGTGAAGAAATGTATTAAAACtactttttaatgaattttcactcaaccaacaaaacaaaactagtAATCTGAACTTttgttaagttttattttttttacaggtctgtctttaaattttattgttaaaatCAATTTGCCTATGGAGAGAATGAATGGGACTTTATTTCTAGAACCTCAACTGTTGCGTTCTATAAGGCTAAAGGTGGTGGGTCTGTGGGTAAAGAAATAACATTGACTCAGCCCTTACTGTTTTGTGTATAGCAGAAAGCCTGTTGTTGAGAAGTTGCAGTCTTTAGTATTATCTAAAACAACACACAGGAGGTAATTCAGTTGACAGTCACAGATGACATCATCTAATATCAGCAGATGATTacaaaaaattaccatggtagctttagtttctgccaaaataccatagttattacagtttttgttactacaaaaaatacattgttaGCATTTTTGTTTAAAgcatgtattaaaaaaaacaattaaatctcTATATCTTTTGTATTAACAAGGTTCCGTTTGGTGAGGTGAAAGCAGTTCGTAATTGGTTGAAGATCACGGGACAGGTTGGGCGCCCAGCTGAAGAGCACCCCAAGCGACGAATCACAGGTCTCGACTGTACTCATAGTGAAGTGAGTGGAGCCCGTTTCTGGGGCTTTTTCCAAGAGCTCTGTGGTGAACCTCACAACTTCTTTTGCCACTGTTTTGTGCACAACTTGTGCCCACTCATCTTTATGAGTGAGTCGGGCAAGAACCTCACCCCACCTGAACTTCCTGCTATGGAGCGTGATGCGCTGCTATCCTGCTGTGATAGTGCCTTGTGTCAGGTAGTCACTGCATTGGGTGTCTCCATGGTGATCGGCGTGGGCAAAGTTTCTGAGCAACGGGCTCGACGTGCCCTCTCTGATGCAGGTATCATGGTAAAAGTTGAAGGAATCATGCATCCGTCTCCTAGAAACCCACTGGCCAATAAGGGTTGGGCAAGCATAGTCAGGACCAAACTAGAGAAGCTGGGTGTTTTGAATTTGCTTACCAGATAATGACTAGTATGCATTTAAAATTCACCCAGCAGTGTTTTACTGAGATTTAACGGAGACATTGATGGAGTCAACAGATGTTTTGCCTACTAATGGGATACTCTATtaactaattattttttaatgtttttcaatttttgtgtacattttagaAGTGTAATATTGCTTGTAATGTTGCTTACAAAATATTAGTAGATTCTTTGTTTTGTAGTCCATTTTTGTTCTTTAAATGTCCTCATGTATTTTatcttaatttagttttttttttgcttcggATTTGTTTCTGAGGTGTCATTTGTAGacctataaaaacaaaaaaacattctgggGGTTAAACAAATATTACCATTTAACTGCAATAATTTAACTTCAACACAATCCATTTCAACGTAATAAAATCTGCTGTGTGTAAGTCTTAATTACAACATGCTGACCAACCCACAATGAGTTTTGGAGGTTGTCTATATAGAGTTTCATCTGGTTATGCCCTAGAGTGGTGTAATTTTATTCTGGGTGGTTGAATGTTTGGATGATTGCAATAAATTCTCTTCATGGTTGCCAAACTATAAAATGGTGTGTTTGTCTATTAACCAAAGGGCTTCATATTTTaagcagtggcatagccaagggtgtGCAAATGCCACCCAACACTTTAGCCGGCACACccaaataaaatgacaaattttGATTTATTGAAGCTTAATAGTAAAATAGTAGGGGTGCATTGATACAAAGATGGGAATTTTTAACATCAATTACTGAATTTAATAATCGATTATAATGTCTATAGTACCCCAGTGGCATAGCCAGAAACTAGGCTCTGGGTGTGCAAAATGAAAACAGGATGTGCAAGAACTGAAGCACAATAAAGTGGCATGTACATGTACCATTGATAGCCATTGTGTTAAtgattttttaagcttgaaatatttttttagccATGTGTTACGTCATAATGACTAAACAAATTAATGCCACTTTTATCAATGGATTATAGGCTTGTTAATATATCCGAATATTAGGCTTAGAATATAGTCATGAAATCTGAACTGCAGTCATGATTCAGTTTAATTTAGGaatgattcataattattttacaaatacGTTGAAGACACAAATGTAAATGGAGGGACAATTTGCACTATTCAGGAACATACAGTAGGCCTAGATAATATGTAATATGAAAGTACACCTAGTTGTACATTCActggctctaaaaaaaaaaaaaaaattgtaaaataaataaatgtgttatgCATTGTGTGGAACACAAGAACGTGAAGCAGTAAGAAAATTCCAAATCTTTACTGAACATTCTTTGCATTTAGGGAGTACAAGGAGTTTTGATTTATGTGTGACTGCaaatttaaacagaaatatggctgcaagcagcaattacatgGCCAAGCCCTGAAATGGCAAGCATTGCACCATACTAGGCAGAACACATAAGTGCACAAAGATTGAATATGACGTAGCGGATTGATGTACATTATTGGGGTGCCAAGCAGATTATTAAACCTGCTAAATTATTAATGGGTCGTTAAGTAAATCAACCCTACATAGTATTCACTAATTCAGTGTAAAGTGAACCCTTCTAAGggtgaaatgtaaataaaacagcaAGATAAATTCTCAATTGCACTTTTTGTTTAGAGGGAAAAAACAGATCTTTAAGATGAAAAATCACTTCAAAAAAGGTGATTTTGATTTCCTCAAATAATCAGTTCATGATTTGGTtcctttaaatgaaaacaaaaacttcACATATCAGTTCTCTTGGTTTTTCAATCAATCAAATCAGACTGCTAAAACAGACAGTTCACTCTTGGTTCACTTGCAATGCagggtgttttcacacctagttcatttgagcactccaagcgctctcagagcggtataatgtgtatatgtgaacaacccaagtggtctTAGATCCCccttgtaacagataaaggaagGGCAAGGAgtaggtgggaactggctgaacagtaaacataaagtttaataaaaactcaacataaaaacataaaacaaacatgaacacacatgcgtctctctctcgaactggcgcctctggctagtctttatccccctcccggctgattagcccgattcagggccggccatgtgtcctcacgggccagccccaccctcctcctcgtcacacccctaaaaggacccaaaaacaaaccatactcagaccaccttggtctgagtacggttcgtTTGTCGGTCCTTTTGTGGTTTGAttgatttgtgcgatgtgaaagcgaagaggtaccagtccgttttgcattttatgacataattACCTCGTggcattacatacttcatattccagtcacaatttactgtccacatatgggaattttaagtgaatatagatataccatgattaccatgacgtgtttttgtgtctcatattccattcttgttgtattatttgagcacttAAAATGAATGGACCGGCCGCATTCAGAGCAGAGCAGTGCATTAAGATGAACCGttttaaagtgctctgatggCCGTACGGAGGTTTGTGCTAAACTCCCACGAAAGTACAAgtgaggatttttatagtttcactttaatttgtatttgcgcaatggcaaatgttcttgtcttatacacacaatgtaaatgacacgCAGGAGGAGATActtgcttgctccattactcttgagatgatagataaagaaacatattttcaaatgcacatagaattacaaatgttttccttcatgcgaaataagggcttgtaggttttatcGGAGAGCCTTAACGTGAGAGAGTGAAGACTTTagaacagaaatacagtatacattattactgTTGCATAATGTAATATTATTGGCAGTGTTGTATAggtttcataaattatataacatataaaatataactttttatgtaattctatcccCGTGCAATAATTGCTAATgaaaaattcaatattttttaaagccttaaaagtaatcatatagacccattttattatatgatttcaagttaaatatcaataaattactacTTAAGGTCCAGGCCTATCTGTAATAAGCATacgtacaccttaagaagtatgactatttgtatgacaattgcttattataataatcaattatgcaattatttatgaaaaattattgtcagccaaatttcataatcatgacagccctagctgcattggggtctgagttcttaaggagctgtggtgtgaacaacaaggggtctgagatcacattaatgtgaagaggaccaaaaaagaaactgggtcctcttttaagtccacttacactgtgaacaccaaaagcactgaggtaatttgcggctggttccctttctggttcactttaacccaactgggtttggttcacttaaaacgtactatatgtgaaaccaccctcAATCAACAGTTCGGACTCAGTTCACTGCAATTCAATCAACAGTTCATATGTCATAGTTCATTTGGCAAGTCAACGAGCAGTTCATAAGACAGTTCACAATGAAGACAAACAGTTCATGATTCGGTGAGTCAATGATTCAGCAAGCATTTCAAAAATCAGTTCAAGAGTCAAGCAGGAAGACAATTAGTTCACAGTTCAGAGAGTCGGAGATCGAACAAGCAATTCAAAAATCAGTTCACAATGCAGGCAAGCAGTTCATAACCAGTTCACTTTGCCATACAAATGAGCAGTTCATCATTTGCTTGAGAAAAGCCAAAATGATGCAACTTAAAccaaccataaaaaataaaataaaaagcgaaaAACTTGTCTTGTTCAGTCAGTTACTTTGTCCACTCAGCTGCTGTCATCTATTGTTTGGATCGCTTGTCAGTTTCCTTCCTACAGTCCAGTGAACAGATTCCCTCAGACAGCAGCTGTGCTTTCAAAACTAGTACAGTGGTTGAACCATTGTTTAGGCAAGCAATTTAAATGTCCAGCACATTTTGTTTCTCTTGCCTATCAAGTGACTTCACAGCAAAGCATACAGCACTTTTACAGGACTTAAACTCcctgcatcttttaaaaacagtgcTTCCCTAGCACTTCATTCCAGGAGTTTGTTACAGACGCtgctagatatatatatatttaaaacatcatGTGACTCCTCTAAACATCAGGTGACTCTTTAAAGAGCAGGTCTTTAAACATCTTTACACCCCCTCCCCCTTGTTCAAAGACAAACAATTGGCTTATTGTCAATGTCCGAAAATCCAAGGAATTCCTCATCATCACTGTCCTCTTTGAAGAAGTCAATTAACTTGTGTTGTTGAGTCTCCTCTTTTGCTGTGGAATAACAGGCTTTAATAGTATAGGATGCACATCCTCTCCTGTTTCTTCCATTACAACCTGTTAATTTAGAGGACCCGTACACTGTATAATCCTATAAGAACCTTGCCATTTTGGCACAAGTTTAGCGGAAAACTTTTTTCTGCTTTGGAAAGATGATAAGAACGCACCCAAACACGGTCATTCATTTTGAATTCAAGGTCACATCTCTTTTTGTCATAATTCCTTTGCTGTCTGAGCTTAGCTTTGTTCAGATTTTTCGTGACTAGATCTCTTAAGTCATTGAGTGTGCAATATTGTTATATGCTGGAGTGTCAGGAAGAATGACCTGTAGTTGTAACACTAAATCCAAGGGGCCTCTGAGTGGTCTACTGCGATTAAGTTCAGCAGGTGTGACACCAGTAGATTCTTGTACAGCTGAATTGAGAGAAAAATGGAATTCATTGTTGGGCCTCAAGTGCCAGCTGAGACACAtgttaaatgggcagacgccattaaccagtctctccacccacattcgcggccacattctctgaCCAGAAACCTGGCATGACGCACTCTCCACAAGAGCCACGCCCGCCATTTTttgcactccttctctccttacacacaaacacacacacacacacacacacacacacacacacacatacatacacccattcacacacacacacctctaccttcctctcatgtattataggcttatctgttgccatatctaatcatgttactgacaagtttgtagttggaagtcagaagtttattgactgcattgtattgattattaattgatattcatgcatcaataaactttgttatactttaaagagaagtgttttggtattgttctgcatgcaactgtgccaagggctggcaggggatgtcagtgctcggattcaagccttcattgttcccattttgaatgtcgatgttctccggacatcgactttcctaagagaacaatcctatattgaaactgctatactgtctggttattagtccctgattccagggtggtgcccggcaatattaatacttattaatattctattgattttgtaattaacatttttattgattcatgagcatatgacagtaaaaaaaactcaacacatatataatgaatcaacattttacatttaaaccctactaatacaatcccaccctgacccctaacgaacacccctgtggtcccacataacacacacacaatccaaaaaaaaaaaaaaaaaaaaataaatatatgtatatatatatatatatatatatatatatatatatatatatatacacacataaatatatacatacacatacatatacatacatatatacatatacacacacatacacagatacacatacatacacttacataatatatatatatatatatatatatatatatatatatatatatacacacatacacaaataaataaaataataaacatacatgattaaactacactctccacatcccctccccgagattcccccaagaaaactaaatatttgccccattttttagcaaataagtccctcaaccccagccttctacttaccgcctcttcaaatgcagctaccctccccatttccacacaccactccgaaaaagagggtgctccatttgacttccaaccccttaaaattacttgcctgccgatcatgagactggtcataacccagttttttatatgattgtcccctaaatgcatgaccgctccatcacccaaaatacagagtctgggacaaagcaaaacctgagtgttcaaaacgtcgcacaaatacctctgaaccctcaaccaaaactcctggatcttaacacacccccaaaagacatgggcagtgtctccaacttctgactggcatcgccagcaagtgggtgtgtctttaagaccaagcctatataatctagagggggtccaataaaatctatgtaaaatcttaaattgcataaggcgaacccttgcatctctagatacagacttgacatttttaagaatcttagtccacactccatcctccaataccaaattcaaatctttttcccatactctcttgagagaagtcaaggctccatcccccagactctgagttagtagggagtaatacactgatgcttcatggccttttccaaaagcagcaatcacctctcccaaagcacctgccgctttaggggggcgcgtgccactcccaaaaatagtgcagagaaggtggcgaagctgtaaatacttataaaactgagatctgggaatgccaaaatgttgaaccaaattttaaaaagatctcaatactccaccctcatataggtcaccgagtgtagtaacccccctcacaatccaatctgaccaacaaaaaggggacttattaatacatagtttagggttctgccatatgctcgaggcaacatttaaataaatatcagaattaaacactctggacacttttgtccatatcgagtgcaaatgtaaaataacgggatgcgacttaacctctccggctagtttaatcgaaaggctatgcagtggcgagataggggcaagtacttccttttcaatacaaaaccagggaggggccctctcaggtggaagtgaccaatgagccaaatgtctaagaccgaacgcataataataaaacaaaatcttgggtaggcctagccctcctctgtcaactggcctatgtaacttattgaaatttaacctggggcgcttaccattccaaataaaggacttcgctatgctatcaaattgcttgaaataagagagggggacatctacagggagagactgaagcaggtagttgaattttggaatacaattcattttaataacattaaccttcccaatcatcgataaatgtaatgaagcccaactgctgacatcgctcgaaaacctttttattaaagggtcaaaattaactaactaaatcagacaaatttgctgggaataaaatccccaaatacttaatgccctgtttgggccactggaaggtgcccagctggaaagccgtttctgggcagtacgctgtcagcgccaaagcttcggatttagaccaattgactttgtatcctgagaacttggaaaaggaattaataattctgtggaggcaaggcatagatttagtaggttcagagacaaataataaaatatcatctgcgtaaagcagaagcttatgcgccgcacctcccgctgtcacccctggaaaatcatcctcctttcttatcgcagctgctaatggttccagggcaagacagaacaataacggggaaagagggcaaccctgtcgagtgcccctatccagagtaaaataatctgaaattaatccatttgtttgtaccgctgctacagggtgtttataaagtaacttaatccaaccaataaatgtactcccgaacccatacatttccaaaatcttaaaaagataatcccattctaccatatcaaacgccttatcggcgtcaagtgagatggcagcgaccggagatttttcattcgccactgaccacatgatattgatgagacgcctggtgttatcagaagagctacggccccgaataaatcccacctgatctctatgtataagagatgtcataaccttacttaattggttagccaaaatgtttgacaatatttttacatctagttggatcagggagattggacggtaacttttacactcgcttggatctttgtcctttttaagaatcagactgatccggacttgtgtcatggttggaggaagttttcccttctttaatgattcagtataaacttctaataaaagtgggtccagttctgtagcataggatctaaaaaattctgcggcaaaatcatctggccccggagccttgccagtaggtagggacttaattacctcattaagctcctccaaggttatctcagaatcaagagagtttttttgctcagtcgtcagtttaggaagatctaatggttccacaaagtttctaaactCTTCATCAGTAGGCgaaggcgtggaactataaagattaatatagaattctttaaaagcattattaatatcaatggctgaggtaaatatttcaccaccagcagatttcactgagggaatggtagaaaaagactctctctgctttatatatctagccaaaagcttccctgctttgtcacccgactcaaagtatgactgtcttgccctgaataaccaaaactccactttccgtgacaaaatagtattatatctatatttcaatctagtcaattctctgaggccatcagctgacatacggcgcttcagctctgcctcggcacttttaatatttccttccaactccacaagttctcgtgctttggattttttgatgaatgaggcatactgtatgatccggcccctaagaatcgccttaagtgcctcccaagccacgcccacagaggatactgaggaccagttggtctccatataaacattgatttcagtctttaacatttgttggaaatcaggattttgtaaaagggatacattaaggcggcaactatatgatttctttttctctatatgtggcatcacctctaaactcgccagggcgtgatctgagactaaaatgtttccaattgagcaatcaacaacagatgaaatgagggatttggatataaaaaaaaaatctattctagaataaatcttatggactgatgaaaaaaatgtatagtccctaccggatgggttcaaaagtctccaactatccgaaagaccaagatttttacacatcctatgaagcgtcagtgttgctccagggggtttacacactttagcttcactatgatcaaggactgaatccatcaaaagattaaagtctcctcccaatatcatgaggggtgccagcagtttgcaacatcccttcaagatctataaa from Myxocyprinus asiaticus isolate MX2 ecotype Aquarium Trade chromosome 35, UBuf_Myxa_2, whole genome shotgun sequence includes these protein-coding regions:
- the smug1 gene encoding single-strand-selective monofunctional uracil-DNA glycosylase 1, coding for MQSQPDNERLENGDVSQREDLQGKDATALPGLADENCLNSSTVVSRFLQAELELNARLRTLSFGKPVRYTYNPLEYAWDTHQCYVETYCRGGQSVLFLGMNPGPFGMAQTGVPFGEVKAVRNWLKITGQVGRPAEEHPKRRITGLDCTHSEVSGARFWGFFQELCGEPHNFFCHCFVHNLCPLIFMSESGKNLTPPELPAMERDALLSCCDSALCQVVTALGVSMVIGVGKVSEQRARRALSDAGIMVKVEGIMHPSPRNPLANKGWASIVRTKLEKLGVLNLLTR